The Agaribacterium sp. ZY112 genome includes the window ACTCATATTGCATGACGTTCTCAAGCTTATTTTCTAAGAATAGGCTTCGTACCGATATGCATCTCGAGCCGGCCTTAGGCCTTGTTTGTGCAGTTAGCTTGAGTCCACTGAGCAAGGGCGACAACTAGGCCGGCAAAGATATAAATGGGCCAAGTGAAGCCTTGAGTAAGGAAGGTGCCAGAAACAATGGTCGCAATTAGGCCTGCCAATAAGGATTCCGATGTGGCGGTCATGATTGCTTGCTCTTTGGCATTGCGCCAATACTGGTAGTTAATAATGGTTTCGAGGCTGCATTTGGTGGAGACCAGTAAGCAAATGATAAGTGTTATAAAAACCAATAGCCCGATAAAGCCTGTTTCGGCTAGCACCCCAAACCAAGTGCTGTGAACGGCGTGGTTTAAGCCGTCCCAGTGAGAGCTGTAGTAATAATAATTAGAGTAAAAATTATCAATACCGACGCCTGTGAGTGGGTTTTCGACCGCCATTTTGGCGGCAGCCTCCCAGGCATAGAGCCGTCCTTGGGCTGAAGCGTCTAGACCTTCTTCGGCAGCACCGCCGGATTTTCTATCAGCGATCCCCGCAACTGCAAACAATATGATGGCTGTTATTGCTGCAAGCGAAGCAAGTAACACTTTGGATTTTATCTTTCTATAGCCAAAAACCGCAAGAATCGATAAAACCCCTAATAGTCCGCCCCGACTTTGTGTTGCTAGAACAGCAAAAAAGAATATAGGGGTACCAATAATGCCCACAAGACGGTGGCTGCTTGCTAAGGATTTGGTGAGGGCGAGCCCGACTGCAAAAGCAAAAGGAAACATCAAAACAAGGGCCAGATCATTTGGGTCCCCTAGAACGGAGCCGAGATGACGGCCAATAGTTACTCGTGTTTCTTCAACCATGCCGATGCCATTGAACTTGTTATATAGCGCTGTTATTCCTACAAGCATGCCAAAAAGCACAATGCTAATTGAGTATTTAGAGAAATCTTTATGCTCGCGGGTAAGCCATGCTATTGCGAGCATCATAAGGATGATTTTCCAATACACACTTTTATAGTAGTGCAGTGCCACACCTCGGTTACTTGCAAAGACAAGACCGACAGTGACCAACGCAAAAAAAGCTAAAGCAACTAGCAATTCAGGTCGCCAATACACCTTTAGTTCTTTACTTATTGCGATATGCCAAAACATTGAAAAAAGACAGGCTAGAGACAGGAGCAAAGGGATCTTTAATGAATAAAGCTGAGGGATGACTTCATGTATTCTAAAAAAAGAGAAAATAACGAACAATAAAACCAGTATGAATGTGTTCTTAACCACAAAGACAAAGGCTAGTGGCAGGGCGCATATAATCAGCATAAGTACTGGGTGTGGGAGTAAAGGCCAGATGACATATAAAACTAGGCAGATTATAAGCATAAGCCACGCCTCGTAAGGAATCCGTATAAAACGAGATGTGGGCTTTGCTAAGGTTTTTTCAGGCTTAGACTTCATGCTAAGCCTCTTTTGTATTTGTTAGTTCGTTTTTTTACTCTTTCTATAAGTTTGATACTGGAAAAGTGGAATATAAGCATGTGGGCATATTCGTTTTCTGATGAACGATGGCTTATGCAAATACCTAGCTGCTTATAGAATAAAACTAAAAATACGATGCTTGCTGTCGCTGCTAAGAAGATGGTCACCAAGCAGGTTTTTATAATTAGGCTGAGTTTGTCTTCGTGTATGTTTGTAGTTAGTTCACTTATAAATACCTGATTAGCTACGTAAATGCCTACATAGCTTGATACCAATAAAAGGATCATTCTGCCATAGGCTATGTCTAAGTTAACTTGACGTTGTGAATAAATATAAAGCAATACGGTGCGTGTTGTTTGCGCAATTAGTAAACTTAGGATGATGCCTATTAGCGAAAACATAGGCGCTAAAACAAACATAGCTAAAACACCGGCTACAGCACTAATAAACATGACCTTCATTTGGCTTGTTGTTGAATGTGTTGTATAGCAGCCGATATTAAGAAATTCAGCACTTTCTTTAATTGCATAGGCCGCTAGTAGTGGTGTTAGCATACTAATGCAAGCTATGAATTCAGAGTCGAATAAATAGATGATGAGCAGCGGTGCCAAGCTAGCAATACCAATAGAGAAGAGCAGTACTTGGTAAATACCTAATAACGCAAATTTTGTGGCTTTTTGATGTTTGTTAGATGTATCTAACAAAGAAAAGCGAGTGGGTGACCACCACATGCCGTAGGGTTGCATGGCAATGGTTAGGGCCAGTGCAAACTTACAGGTGACGGCATATATAGCTAGATCTGTTAGGCTTGCTGTCTCTGCGATCATCCAACGGTCAAAGCCGTTTAGGCAAAAGGCTAACAGGCCCCCAGCAACGATAGGGGAGGCATATTTGATAAACACGTAGCTGTGCCTGAGTGAGAGAGTACAACCTGTGTCTTTTTTTTGTATAAACAAACAGATCATGCCCGTTAAAACGGTGGTCAAACAGCTTGCTTCAAAGACGCCTGCTAAGCCATGCCCACGGCTTAGCAGGTAAAGAGTGAGCAGGGCCTGCAACGTCGCTCTACCGATATTTAAACTACAGTAGCTTATAAAACGGTCGTTGATACGCATCCAGCCAAGAGGTACGGCAATAAGGCCTTCAAATGAGAGGCTAAGAATAAGTAATAGGCATAAGTAAGGGCTGATGTTAATAAACTCTGCATAAAATGGAATCAACAGGCTAAACAAAGCAAAAAATATCAGGCTTATTAATATGACAAGGCCGAAGATACGTGAAGCCATGGTCTTGGCTCGTAGCTTTGACGCTGAGCTACATGCATAACGGTAAAGTGTGTCTTCTAAGCCATAAGCTACAATGACACTCAGAAGAATCGCAAAACTGCCTATGTATTCTAGGCGTCCATATTGTTCAGGCTGCAAGTATGATACGACTAAAGGCACCATAAACAGCGAAATACCCTTCATATAAACGGTACTGCCTGCGTAAAGCAGTGAGCGAAGCAAGGTCTTATTAGCTCTCATTGCAGTCACCCAGCTTATCTTGGCTAGTCATGTGGCAAAGCCGTTCGGTGTTATCAAGTAATTCTTTGTAGCTTGTCTCGGCTTTGTACTGCTGTGCGAATTCTCTGCCCTTTAACGCAAGCGCTTTACTGATATGCATATTATCAGCAAGAAACAGGAGCTTCGCTTTGAGATCCTCTACTGAGTTGGCCTTATATTTAATGCAATTGTATGTGTGTATAAGCTTTGTATCCCAGTACGCACCATCTTCTGGAATGATGATGCATAAACCTGCGGCCATGGCCTCTAGAATAGACAGGCCAAAAGGTTCATTCTTAGAACTTGAAACAAACATATTGCAGTGTGCACGTAAGTCATTTAACTGTTCTGGTTTTTCAAACGTCTCAATACGATCGCTGGCTTGTGGCGCTTTGCATTGGGCATGTTTGGTATTACTTGGGCGTAGATACGTGATGCATGCGTGCATGGTTCGCAGTGTCGATGCTTGCTTGAATGCTTCTGTGAAAAGATCCAATCGTTTCCATTTAAGTAAGGATGCTGACCAAAAAATCTTAGGTGTATTGAATTCTGAATGAGATGGGCTTGGCCAATCGCTGTTATCAATGCCGTTGTCAAACTGAATTACACGGGGGCCAGCATTTGCCTTTATATCGATGGCTAGCATTGTGATTAGTTTTTTATACTCGCTTTTTAAACAGGCAATAATGTGGGTGTTGTGTAAGAGTATGTGTGAGAGTTTAGATGCGCCGATGGGGCCGTGTACTAG containing:
- a CDS encoding O-antigen ligase family protein, translated to MYWRPELLVALAFFALVTVGLVFASNRGVALHYYKSVYWKIILMMLAIAWLTREHKDFSKYSISIVLFGMLVGITALYNKFNGIGMVEETRVTIGRHLGSVLGDPNDLALVLMFPFAFAVGLALTKSLASSHRLVGIIGTPIFFFAVLATQSRGGLLGVLSILAVFGYRKIKSKVLLASLAAITAIILFAVAGIADRKSGGAAEEGLDASAQGRLYAWEAAAKMAVENPLTGVGIDNFYSNYYYYSSHWDGLNHAVHSTWFGVLAETGFIGLLVFITLIICLLVSTKCSLETIINYQYWRNAKEQAIMTATSESLLAGLIATIVSGTFLTQGFTWPIYIFAGLVVALAQWTQANCTNKA
- a CDS encoding lipopolysaccharide biosynthesis protein, translating into MRANKTLLRSLLYAGSTVYMKGISLFMVPLVVSYLQPEQYGRLEYIGSFAILLSVIVAYGLEDTLYRYACSSASKLRAKTMASRIFGLVILISLIFFALFSLLIPFYAEFINISPYLCLLLILSLSFEGLIAVPLGWMRINDRFISYCSLNIGRATLQALLTLYLLSRGHGLAGVFEASCLTTVLTGMICLFIQKKDTGCTLSLRHSYVFIKYASPIVAGGLLAFCLNGFDRWMIAETASLTDLAIYAVTCKFALALTIAMQPYGMWWSPTRFSLLDTSNKHQKATKFALLGIYQVLLFSIGIASLAPLLIIYLFDSEFIACISMLTPLLAAYAIKESAEFLNIGCYTTHSTTSQMKVMFISAVAGVLAMFVLAPMFSLIGIILSLLIAQTTRTVLLYIYSQRQVNLDIAYGRMILLLVSSYVGIYVANQVFISELTTNIHEDKLSLIIKTCLVTIFLAATASIVFLVLFYKQLGICISHRSSENEYAHMLIFHFSSIKLIERVKKRTNKYKRGLA
- a CDS encoding glycosyltransferase family 4 protein, whose translation is MNKETSHNYISVFDAIPYFGGSKVASKTYLKLLYKRGLSIEVFTQDPESWQENSYIKNSFNEPKHFIDQEYGMGFYLKTAWLSCLYLINLIKLIIKHKKRPLCITGISGPGIDAAMYLAAKLLNIPIIQLVHGPIGASKLSHILLHNTHIIACLKSEYKKLITMLAIDIKANAGPRVIQFDNGIDNSDWPSPSHSEFNTPKIFWSASLLKWKRLDLFTEAFKQASTLRTMHACITYLRPSNTKHAQCKAPQASDRIETFEKPEQLNDLRAHCNMFVSSSKNEPFGLSILEAMAAGLCIIIPEDGAYWDTKLIHTYNCIKYKANSVEDLKAKLLFLADNMHISKALALKGREFAQQYKAETSYKELLDNTERLCHMTSQDKLGDCNES